In the genome of Pempheris klunzingeri isolate RE-2024b chromosome 11, fPemKlu1.hap1, whole genome shotgun sequence, one region contains:
- the lrrc47 gene encoding leucine-rich repeat-containing protein 47: MDDMEKWPEIEKAAAGKRRELVLQGPTVDKRISSNGGLTSAIYSLPLLNYLEVSQCPSLTEIHEDIQHLTNLQSLILCRNKLASIPDVVGKLKSLKVLDLSVNNLRVLPEGITQLRELNTLNVSCNSLEVLPEGLSQCTKLSTINISKNHITGFPADFYSERLDLLSTLVASDNSFEQLSGDIHKLAALKVLDLSNNKLSEIPTELSDCPKLKEINFKGNKLNDKRLEKMVNGCQTKSILDYLRGKGKGRQGEDGGDADSGRSADKGKRQQQRKKKEKVADEKDEVEELNKMVVRVLHVSDAPTELTVKVSAEVKDVRPYLVCCVVKGMNLRPGNALKRFLVAQTKLHDDLCGKRTTATIATHDVQLLKPPLVYDVKPPTQLKIVPLGRKEMSAIELIRHLQLEADELRKQKKRQNVTGLHKYLQILQGKSLYPCLVDAEGHVISFPPITNSDKTKIRKTTKELFLEVTSATSLQTCKDIMDALIVKMAELNKFTAEHREEAGSDGEGDGPQEPAASHEASSELIVQQVRTVDQDGNLKVVYPSKTDLSKDASNLTVIW; encoded by the exons atggatGACATGGAGAAATGGCCAGAAATAGAGAAAGCAGCGGCAGGAAAGAGACGTGAACTAGTGTTACAGGGTCCTACTGTCGACAAGAGGATTTCCTCCAACGGGGGTCTCACCTCTGCTATCTATTCCCTCCCACTGCTGAATTATCTGGAGGTTAGCCAGTGCCCGAGTCTGACAGAGATCCACGAGGACATCCAGCATCTGACAAACCTGCAAAGTCTCATCCTGTGCAGGAACAAGCTCGCCTCCATCCCGGATGTCGTCGGTAAACTCAAGTCCCTGAAGGTCCTGGACCTCTCAGTCAACAACCTGAGGGTTTTACCGGAGGGAATCACTCAGCTAAGGGAGCTAAACACCCTCAACGTGAGCTGCAACAGCCTGGAGGTCCTGCCAGAGGGACTGAGCCAGTGCACCAAGCTCTCCACCATCAACATCTCCAAGAATCACATCACCGGGTTCCCCGCTGATTTCTACTCGGAGCGGCTGGATCTCCTCAGCACCCTGGTGGCCTCTGACAACTCCTTTGAACAGCTGAGTGGAGATATTCACAAGCTAGCTGCTCTAAAG GTGCTGGATCTCTCTAACAACAAGCTGAGTGAGATCCCCACCGAGCTGAGCGACTGCCCCAAGCTAAAGGAGATCAACTTCAAAGGTAACAAGTTGAACGACAAACGTCTGGAGAAGATGGTCAACGGCTGCCAGACCAAGTCCATCCTTGACTACCtcagaggaaaaggaaagggaAGACAGGGAGAGGACGGAGGTGACGCAGACAGTGGTCGCAGCGCAGACAAGGggaaaaggcagcagcagaggaagaagaaggagaaggtgGCAGATGAGAAGGATGAGGTGGAGGAACTGAACAAGATGGTGGTGAGGGTCCTCCACGTTTCGGACGCTCCGACAGAACTCACAGTCAAAGTGAGTGCAGAGGTGAAAGACGTTCGGCCATACTTGGTGTGCTGCGTCGTCAAGGGCATGAACCTGCGGCCTGGTAATGCTCTCAAACGCTTCCTGGTGGCTCAG acAAAGCTCCATGATGACTTGTGTGGTAAAAGAACAACCGCGACCATTGCAACTCATGATGTGCAGCTTCTCAAACCTCCTCTGGTGTATGATGTCAAACCACCTACCCAGCTGAAG ATTGTGCCACTGGGTCGGAAGGAGATGTCGGCCATTGAGCTCATTAGACACCTTCAGCTGGAGGCTGACGAGCtgaggaagcagaagaagaggcagaaCGTCACCGGCCTCCACAA ATACCTGCAGATTTTGCAAGGAAAATCCCTCTACCCCTGCCTAGTCGATGCAGAAGGACACGTGATCTCATTCCCACCTATTACCAACAGTGACAAAACCAAG ATCAGGAAGACGACCAAAGAGCTGTTCTTGGAGGTGACGAGTGCGACCAGCCTGCAGACCTGTAAAGACATTATGGACGCTCTGATTGTT AAAATGGCAGAGTTGAACAAGTTCACGGCAGAGCATCGGGAAGAGGCGGGGTCAGACGGGGAGGGGGATGGCCCACAAGAGCCCGCCGCCAGCCACGAGGCCTCCAGCGAACTGATCGTCCAGCAGGTCCGAACAGTCGACCAGGATGGGAACCTGAAGGTCGTTTACCCGTCGAAGACCGACCTTTCCAAAGACGCCAGCAACTTGACCGTCATTTGGTAG
- the LOC139209245 gene encoding rhamnose-binding lectin-like, with translation MLRLSTTILLAGTCLLASAGVSPETVTTCEGDHVHRLSCDTGVISVQTAIYGREDSTTCSEGKPQLQTSFTQCSLPGAVDVLKRRCDGKRVCELSVNVVATSDPCKGTYKYLQTTYTCLPAIHLVTCEHSLAHLHCDVGQVISVYGANYGRSDHTTCSYKRPPPQTQNIDCSLSTSKIAESCGGKNSCIIKASNAVFGDPCRGTYKYLELAYICEYPVAAPRGDPTASPNKRQHFVNTLERLLQCCLPLNFNCHGISLFLSWNTERSSSFCSSSGSTHNINSPSPRTGSSRTMLHLRLSTALLLVAKCLLLTSGVSAEKVITCAISQNVQRLSCDIGVISVQAALYGRKDAEICSVGRSQEQLANTECSQEGTVEILKRRCDGKKLCELNINDVRSPDPCHGIFKYLETTYTCFPAIRLVACELSVAHLYCDEGQIISVYGADYGRRDRTTCSYSRRISQIRNTSCLHPTSRVAESCNGKNSCTIQVRNSVLGDPCVGTYKYLEVSYVCEYPLVAPKHSLLE, from the exons ACCGCAATATACGGACGTGAAGACAGTACGACGTGCAGTGAGGGAAAACCTCAACTACAGACTTCTTTTACACAGTGCTCTCTGCCTGGTGCTGTGGATGTCCTCAAGAGAAG GTGTGATGGAAAAAGGGTCTGTGAACTAAGCGTAAATGTCGTTGCAACATCTGATCCCTGTAAGGGCACCTATAAATACCTGCAGACCACGTACACCTGCCTCCCAGCAA TTCACCTTGTCACATGTGAGCACTCTCTGGCACACCTACACTGTG aTGTAGGGCAGGTTATATCTGTCTATGGTGCCAATTATGGACGCAGTGATCACACCACGTGCTCTTACAAACGGCCTCCCCCTCAGACCCAAAACATTGACTGCTCACTCTCCACCAGCAAAATAGCTGAGAG CTGCGGTGGGAAAAACAGCTGTATTATCAAAGCAAGCAACGCAGTGTTTGGAGACCCTTGTAGGGGCACTTACAAGTACCTGGAGCTGGCTTACATATGTGAAT ATCCTGTGGCCGCTCCACGGGGGGATCCCACTG CGTCACCAAACAAAAGACAGCACTTTGTAAATACCCTTGAGCGACTTTTGCAATGCTGTCTGCCACTCAACTTCAACTGTCATGGTATTTCCTTATTCCTGAGTTGGAATACTGAGAGATCTTCTTCCTTCTGCTCATCATCGGGGTCCACACACA ACATCAACAGTCCTTCACCTCGGACAGGATCTTCTAGAACCATGCTCCACCTCAGACTCAGCACCGCACTGC tgCTGGTAGCAAAGTGTCTGCTCCTGACATCAG GCGTTTCCGCAGAGAAAGTTATCACCTGTGCCATCAGCCAGAATGTCCAGCGCCTGAGCTGCG ACATCGGAGTGATCAGTGTGCAGGCGGCCCTGTACGGACGTAAAGACGCAGAGATCTGCAGTGTGGGCAGAAGCCAAGAACAACTTGCCAACACAGAATGCTCTCAAGAGGGTACAGTGGAAATCCTCAAGAGAAG GTGTGATGGTAAGAAGCTGTGTGAACTGAACATAAACGATGTCCGTTCCCCTGATCCCTGCCATGGCATCTTCAAATACCTGGAAACCACCTACACCTGCTTCCCAGCAA TTCGCCTTGTTGCATGTGAGCTGTCCGTGGCACATCTGTATTGTG ATGAGGGGCAAATCATATCTGTCTACGGCGCTGACTATGGACGTCGTGACAGGACCACATGCTCTTACTCACGGCGTATTTCTCAGATTAGAAATACTTCCTGCTTACACCCCACAAGCAGAGTTGCTGAGAG CTGTAATGGAAAGAACAGCTGTACCATCCAAGTGCGCAACTCTGTGCTTGGAGACCCCTGTGTTGGCACTTACAAGTACCTGGAGGTCTCTTACGTATGTGAAT ATCCTCTGGTCGCTCCAAAGCACTCTCTGTTGGAATAA